A window from Leptospira wolffii serovar Khorat str. Khorat-H2 encodes these proteins:
- the flgA gene encoding flagellar basal body P-ring formation chaperone FlgA yields the protein MILRFLTVASICAASFGVQLGDLRAMEAAYLRGKLLTQKKEVLLSEIAKLPDGIEDRVILRNLNEPVLLRPEDLKDILPEISVSGKETLILPMNGELDPEDLQESFSQEIAKLPQDKEGDFRVKYLGGDRSVPNTGVELKWAGLPQVLHAGQIVASLDFYYQSRKVHTQRIKFKVERRTQAFFAKKEIRKGQKLQYGDMEERTVYMEESFTDGIGNESVGSTALKDVQPGELLRKKQFRFLFDVQRGGDVQVVYTKGNLVVKAKTKALSSGNIGDSIEVASHSKDGKLIARVVEKGTVLLEN from the coding sequence ATGATACTTCGCTTCCTAACCGTAGCTTCAATATGCGCCGCCTCCTTCGGAGTGCAGCTCGGCGATCTACGCGCTATGGAAGCCGCCTATCTAAGAGGTAAGCTTCTTACCCAAAAGAAGGAAGTACTACTTTCCGAAATCGCGAAACTTCCGGACGGGATAGAGGACAGAGTTATTCTTCGCAATCTGAACGAACCCGTTCTCTTAAGACCCGAAGATCTGAAGGACATTCTTCCCGAGATTTCCGTTTCGGGTAAGGAGACCTTGATTCTTCCCATGAACGGGGAACTGGATCCGGAGGATTTGCAGGAAAGTTTCTCCCAAGAAATCGCCAAGCTTCCCCAGGACAAGGAAGGGGATTTTAGAGTGAAGTATTTGGGAGGAGACAGATCCGTTCCGAATACCGGCGTGGAATTGAAATGGGCAGGACTCCCCCAAGTGTTGCACGCGGGACAGATCGTAGCTTCATTAGATTTTTATTATCAATCTAGAAAGGTCCATACCCAAAGGATCAAATTCAAGGTGGAAAGAAGGACCCAAGCCTTCTTCGCGAAGAAAGAGATCCGAAAGGGGCAGAAACTCCAATACGGAGACATGGAAGAAAGAACCGTATACATGGAAGAATCCTTCACTGACGGTATCGGTAACGAAAGCGTAGGATCCACGGCGCTTAAGGACGTGCAACCGGGAGAACTTCTGAGAAAGAAACAATTCCGTTTTCTATTCGATGTGCAAAGGGGAGGGGACGTGCAAGTCGTCTATACCAAAGGAAATCTCGTGGTAAAAGCCAAGACAAAGGCGCTAAGTTCCGGTAATATCGGAGACTCCATAGAGGTGGCCTCCCACTCCAAGGACGGAAAATTAATCGCAAGAGTTGTGGAGAAGGGGACCGTCCTCTTAGAGAATTAA